The Ornithodoros turicata isolate Travis chromosome 7, ASM3712646v1, whole genome shotgun sequence genome includes a region encoding these proteins:
- the LOC135400745 gene encoding uncharacterized protein LOC135400745 isoform X1, giving the protein MKVILVTGTFVAAATCFAIAVAASDDDDGYDHGEVRAPPLYNQHKSRAYASDESASPSSLVKAVGDDDEVEDEDYGEVRPIPLYNPDSCDEEYCDSICRQHACTRFTFCRGGKCTTRPKLPCLCIHQIKTK; this is encoded by the exons ATGAAAGTCATCTTAGTGACCGGAACATTCGTCGCTGCGGCCACGT GCTTCGCCATTGCTGTTGCTgcttctgatgatgatgacgggTACGATCATGGGGAAGTGAGAGCACCACCGCTGTATAACC AACATAAGAGCAGAGCATACGCAAGCGATGAAAGTGCATCTCCTTCAAGCCTTGTCAAAGCTGTTGGTGACGATGACGAGGTTGAAGATGAAGATTATGGTGAGGTCAGACCGATACCACTGTACAACC ccGACAGCTGTGATGAGGAATACTGCGATTCCATTTGTCGGCAACATGCGTGTACTCGATTCACGTTCTGCCGCGGCGGAAAGTGTACCACGAGGCCTAAGCTGCCCTGCTTATGCATCCACCAGATAAAGACGAAATGA
- the LOC135400745 gene encoding uncharacterized protein LOC135400745 isoform X2: protein MKVILVTGTFVAAATCFAIAVAASDDDDGYDHGEVRAPPLYNQHKSRAYASDESASPSSLVKAVGDDDEVEDEDYGEVRPIPLYNRLRRVHRAVSGWISINPRPEV, encoded by the exons ATGAAAGTCATCTTAGTGACCGGAACATTCGTCGCTGCGGCCACGT GCTTCGCCATTGCTGTTGCTgcttctgatgatgatgacgggTACGATCATGGGGAAGTGAGAGCACCACCGCTGTATAACC AACATAAGAGCAGAGCATACGCAAGCGATGAAAGTGCATCTCCTTCAAGCCTTGTCAAAGCTGTTGGTGACGATGACGAGGTTGAAGATGAAGATTATGGTGAGGTCAGACCGATACCACTGTACAACC GGCTACGGCGTGTCCATCGAGCTGTCAGTGGCTGGATTTCCATTAATCCGCGACCTGAAGTCTGA